From Melitaea cinxia chromosome 3, ilMelCinx1.1, whole genome shotgun sequence, one genomic window encodes:
- the LOC123669091 gene encoding transcription initiation factor IIB: MASTSRIEANRVVCYAHPDAPLIEDYRAGDMICSECGLVVGDRVIDVGSEWRTFSNEKSGVDPSRVGGPENPLLSGGDLSTIIGPGRGDASFDSFGVSKYQNRRNISSTDRALINAFREINTMADRINLPKTIVDRANNLFKQVHDGKNLKGRANDAIASACLYIACRQEGVPRTFKEICAVSKISKKEIGRCFKLILKALETSVDLITTADFMSRFCSNLALPNSVQRAATHIARKAGELDIVSGRSPISVAAAAIYMASQASADKRSQKEIGDIAGVADVTIRQSYKLMYPFAAKLFPDDFVFATPIEFLPQM, translated from the exons ATGGCGAGCACGTCGAG AATCGAGGCGAATAGAGTGGTGTGCTATGCTCATCCCGATGCACCGCTTATCGAGGATTATAGAGCAGGTGACATGATCTGTTCAGAATGCGGTCTCGTTGTAGGCGATAG aGTAATAGATGTCGGTTCAGAATGGCGAACCTTCAGTAATGAGAAGTCAGGTGTTGACCCGTCTCGTGTCGGTGGTCCGGAAAATCCACTTCTATCAGGTGGAGACCTTTCCACGATCATCGGTCCTGGCCGGGGAGATGCTTCTTTTGATAGCTTTGGAGTATCAAAATATCAGAATAGAAGAAACATCAGCAGTACAGACAGAGCTCTTATAAATGCATTTCGAGAAATAAATACAATGGCTGATCGTATTAACCTACCAAAAACTATTGTGGACAGagcaaataatttgtttaaacag gtTCACGACGGTAAAAACTTAAAAGGTAGAGCAAACGATGCAATAGCATCAGCATGTTTATACATCGCTTGTCGACAAGAAGGTGTGCCACGTACCTTCAAAGAAATCTGTGCGGTTAGCAAGATCAGTAAAAAGGAAATTGGTAGATGTTTCAAACTTATCCTCAAGGCCTTGGAAACTTCAGTGGATTTGATCACAACTGCAGATTTCATGTCTCGTTTTTGTTCGAACTTGGCATTACCAAACTCTGTACAGAGAGCAGCTACTCATATTGCCAGAAAAGCTGGGGAGTTGGATATTGTGTCCGGGAGGAGTCCTATTTCGGTTGCTGCAGCCGCTATTTATATGGCATCACAg GCCTCTGCAGACAAACGAAGTCAGAAAGAAATCGGTGATATTGCTGGTGTGGCCGATGTTACCATTCGACAATCATACAAACTCATGTATCCTTTCGCAGCCAAACTGTTCCCTGATGACTTTGTCTTTGCAACACCAATAGAATTTCTTCcacaaatgtaa